A DNA window from Massilia putida contains the following coding sequences:
- a CDS encoding LysE family translocator, with product MFGIHDLPLFVVSGLLLNIMPGPDSLLIMTRSATQGWRAGSAAALGIGTGTFVHIVAAALGLSAILATSAAAFTIVKLLGAAYILYLAVGMLLSKRGAGATTPPALAPLPLRRIYAQGILTNVLNPKVALFFLAFVPQFIDTNAPHKALAFLILGAIFNVNGMLWCNGLALFTATASTRLKLNPAVTLWLNRATGGLFVWLGVKLALAKQH from the coding sequence ATGTTCGGCATCCACGACCTGCCGCTGTTCGTCGTCTCCGGCCTGCTGCTGAACATCATGCCGGGCCCGGATTCGCTGCTCATCATGACGCGCAGCGCGACGCAGGGCTGGCGTGCCGGCAGCGCGGCGGCCCTGGGCATCGGGACCGGCACCTTCGTGCACATCGTCGCCGCGGCGCTCGGCCTGTCGGCGATCCTCGCGACGTCCGCCGCCGCGTTCACCATCGTCAAGCTGCTGGGCGCCGCGTACATCCTGTACCTGGCCGTCGGCATGCTGCTCAGCAAACGCGGCGCCGGCGCCACGACACCGCCCGCACTCGCGCCGCTGCCCCTGCGCCGCATCTACGCGCAAGGCATCCTGACGAACGTGCTGAATCCGAAAGTGGCGTTGTTCTTCCTCGCCTTCGTCCCGCAATTCATCGATACGAACGCGCCGCACAAGGCGCTCGCCTTCCTCATCCTCGGCGCCATCTTCAACGTCAACGGCATGTTGTGGTGTAACGGCCTGGCCCTGTTCACCGCAACGGCCAGCACGCGCCTGAAACTGAACCCCGCCGTCACGCTATGGCTCAACCGCGCCACGGGCGGCCTGTTCGTCTGGCTCGGCGTCAAGCTGGCGCTGGCGAAACAACACTGA
- the trpC gene encoding indole-3-glycerol phosphate synthase TrpC has product MSDILNKILDVKATEVAAAKRQRDFNSLRRDVESDAALRAGLRGFEASLRRTIDAGRAGVIAEVKKASPSKGVIRADFRPAEIAQSYAAGGASCLSVLTDVQFFQGSPEYLKQARAACDLPVIRKDFIVDPYQVYEARAMGADAILLIVAALDHGLMADLEACARELGMDVLVEVHDGDELDAALKLNTRLLGINNRNLRTFEVTLDTTIGLLPRIPAERLVVTESAILAPADVKRMRDANVHAFLVGEAFMRAPDPGTELKRLFD; this is encoded by the coding sequence ATGTCCGATATCCTGAACAAGATCCTCGACGTCAAAGCCACCGAAGTCGCCGCGGCAAAACGGCAGCGCGATTTCAACAGCCTGCGCCGCGACGTCGAAAGCGATGCCGCGCTGCGCGCCGGCCTGCGCGGCTTCGAGGCGAGCCTGCGCCGCACCATCGACGCGGGCCGCGCCGGCGTGATCGCCGAAGTGAAAAAGGCGTCGCCGTCGAAGGGCGTGATCCGCGCCGATTTCCGTCCGGCCGAGATCGCCCAGAGCTATGCCGCGGGCGGCGCATCGTGCCTGTCCGTGCTGACCGACGTGCAATTCTTCCAGGGCTCGCCCGAGTACCTGAAACAGGCGCGCGCCGCGTGCGACCTGCCCGTCATCCGCAAGGATTTCATCGTCGACCCGTACCAGGTGTACGAAGCGCGGGCGATGGGCGCGGACGCGATTCTGCTGATCGTCGCTGCGCTGGATCATGGTTTGATGGCGGATCTGGAAGCATGTGCCCGGGAACTCGGCATGGATGTGCTGGTCGAAGTGCATGACGGCGACGAACTGGATGCGGCGCTGAAGCTCAACACGCGCCTGCTGGGCATCAACAACCGCAACCTGCGCACCTTCGAGGTCACGCTCGACACGACCATCGGCCTGCTGCCGCGCATTCCGGCGGAGCGCCTCGTGGTCACCGAGTCCGCCATCCTGGCGCCCGCCGACGTCAAGCGCATGCGCGACGCCAACGTGCACGCGTTCCTCGTGGGCGAAGCGTTCATGCGCGCGCCCGATCCCGGCACGGAACTCAAGCGTTTATTTGACTGA
- a CDS encoding anthranilate synthase component II yields the protein MLLMIDNYDSFTYNIVQYFGELGEDVRTVRNDEITLEQIADLDPDRICISPGPKSPKDAGVSVDVLKHFKGKKPILGVCLGHQAIGEAFGGKIIRAKQVMHGKTSKIAHIGEGVFKGLPSPFTVIRYHSLAIERASLPACLEVTAWTDDGEIMGVRHKEFDIEGVQFHPESILSEHGHAMLKNFLER from the coding sequence ATGCTGCTCATGATCGACAACTACGACTCGTTCACCTACAACATCGTGCAGTACTTCGGTGAACTGGGCGAAGACGTGCGCACTGTGCGCAACGACGAGATCACGCTGGAACAGATCGCCGACCTGGACCCGGACCGCATCTGCATCTCGCCGGGCCCGAAGTCGCCGAAGGATGCCGGCGTCTCCGTCGACGTGCTGAAGCATTTCAAGGGCAAGAAGCCGATTCTCGGCGTGTGCCTGGGCCACCAGGCCATCGGCGAGGCGTTCGGCGGCAAGATCATCCGCGCCAAGCAGGTCATGCACGGCAAGACGTCCAAGATCGCGCACATCGGCGAAGGCGTGTTCAAGGGCCTGCCGAGCCCCTTCACCGTGATCCGCTACCACTCGCTGGCGATCGAGCGCGCGTCGCTGCCGGCGTGCCTGGAAGTGACGGCGTGGACGGACGACGGCGAGATCATGGGCGTGCGCCACAAGGAATTCGACATCGAGGGGGTGCAGTTCCATCCCGAGTCGATCCTGTCGGAGCATGGGCATGCGATGCTGAAGAACTTCCTCGAGCGCTGA
- the trpE gene encoding anthranilate synthase component I gives MTELEFKSLATQGYNRIPLIAEAFADLETPLTLYLKLAQSQDAGKNTFLLESVVGGERFGRYSFIGLPAKTLLRTRGNVTTVEKNGEVIETHEGNPLDFVEAYQARFKVALRPGMPRFCGGLAGYFGYDTVRHIEKKLAHSAPKDDLGLPEIQLLVTEELAVIDNLSGKLYLIVYADPGQPEAFNKARQRLKDLRVMLRRTVDAPVTSGSVRTEAVREFSKEDYLKAVAVAKEYVMAGDLMQVQIGQRIRKPYVDSPLSLYRALRSLNPSPYMYYYNFGDMQIVGSSPEILVRNEKEANGERKVTLRPIAGTRTRGSTPERDAELAHELLNDPKEVAEHVMLIDLARNDIGRIAKTGSVKVTDQMVIEKYSHVQHIVSNVEGTLKDGMSNLDVLRATFPAGTLTGAPKVRAMEVIDELEPVKRGIYGGACGYLSFGGEMDVAIAIRTGVIKDGNLYVQAAAGIVADSIPEMEWLETENKARAVLRAAEQVQDGLDGEI, from the coding sequence ATGACCGAACTCGAATTCAAATCGCTCGCCACGCAAGGCTATAACCGTATCCCCCTGATCGCGGAAGCATTTGCCGATCTCGAAACCCCGCTCACGCTGTACCTGAAGCTGGCCCAGAGCCAGGACGCCGGCAAGAACACGTTCCTGCTCGAGTCCGTGGTCGGCGGCGAACGCTTCGGTCGCTACTCCTTCATCGGCCTGCCGGCCAAGACGCTGCTGCGCACGCGCGGCAACGTCACGACGGTCGAGAAGAACGGGGAAGTCATCGAGACGCACGAAGGCAATCCGCTCGACTTCGTCGAGGCCTATCAAGCGCGCTTCAAGGTCGCGCTGCGCCCCGGCATGCCGCGCTTCTGCGGCGGCCTGGCCGGCTACTTCGGCTACGACACCGTGCGCCACATCGAGAAGAAGCTGGCGCACAGCGCACCGAAGGACGACCTGGGCCTGCCGGAAATCCAGCTGCTGGTGACGGAGGAACTGGCCGTCATCGACAACCTGTCCGGCAAGCTGTACCTGATCGTCTATGCCGATCCGGGGCAGCCCGAAGCCTTCAACAAGGCGCGCCAGCGGCTGAAAGACCTGCGCGTGATGCTGCGCCGGACCGTCGACGCGCCCGTCACGTCGGGGTCGGTCCGCACGGAAGCGGTCCGCGAGTTCAGCAAGGAAGACTATCTGAAGGCCGTCGCCGTCGCGAAGGAATACGTGATGGCCGGCGACCTGATGCAGGTGCAGATCGGCCAGCGCATCCGCAAGCCGTACGTGGATTCGCCGCTGTCGCTGTACCGCGCCCTGCGTTCGCTGAATCCGTCGCCGTACATGTACTACTATAACTTCGGCGACATGCAGATCGTGGGCAGCTCTCCGGAGATCCTCGTGCGCAACGAGAAGGAAGCGAATGGCGAGCGCAAAGTTACGCTGCGCCCCATCGCCGGCACCCGCACGCGCGGTTCGACGCCGGAACGCGACGCCGAGCTGGCGCACGAACTGCTGAACGATCCGAAGGAAGTGGCGGAACACGTGATGCTGATCGACCTGGCCCGCAACGACATCGGCCGCATCGCCAAGACGGGCAGCGTGAAAGTCACGGACCAGATGGTGATCGAAAAGTACTCGCACGTGCAACACATCGTCTCCAACGTCGAAGGCACTTTGAAGGACGGCATGTCGAACCTGGACGTGCTGCGCGCCACCTTCCCCGCCGGCACGCTGACGGGTGCGCCGAAAGTGCGCGCGATGGAAGTCATCGACGAGCTGGAGCCCGTGAAGCGCGGCATCTACGGCGGCGCCTGCGGCTACCTGTCGTTCGGCGGCGAGATGGACGTGGCGATCGCGATCCGCACGGGCGTGATCAAGGACGGCAACCTGTACGTGCAGGCCGCGGCGGGCATCGTCGCGGATTCCATCCCCGAGATGGAATGGCTGGAAACGGAAAACAAGGCGCGCGCCGTGCTGCGCGCGGCCGAGCAAGTGCAAGACGGACTGGATGGGGAGATCTGA
- the trpD gene encoding anthranilate phosphoribosyltransferase, with translation MITPQEALLRCIEHREIFHDEMLHLFRQIMSGEISPTMVAALTMGLRVKKETIGEITAAAQVMREFSTKVPMADTTHLVDIVGTGGDGAHTFNISTASMFVAAAAGARVAKHGGRSVSSSSGSADVIESLGAQIDLKPEQIAQSIAQTGIGFMFAPNHHAAMKNVAAVRREMGVRSIFNILGPLTNPAGAPNILMGVFHPDLVGIQVRVLQRLGAQHALVVWGRDNMDEVSLGAGTMVGELVNGEIREYEIHPEDFGLAMVASRNLKVADAAESKARIMEALRGEPGPAHDIVALNAGTALYAAGVAASIEDGLQRARTAIASGAALAKLDQFVNVTRSLGAAN, from the coding sequence ATGATCACCCCTCAAGAAGCCCTCCTCCGCTGCATCGAACACCGCGAAATCTTCCACGACGAGATGCTGCATCTCTTCCGCCAGATCATGTCCGGCGAAATCTCGCCGACGATGGTCGCCGCGCTGACGATGGGCCTGCGCGTGAAGAAGGAAACCATCGGCGAGATCACCGCCGCCGCGCAGGTGATGCGCGAATTCTCCACCAAGGTGCCGATGGCCGACACGACGCACCTCGTCGACATCGTCGGTACCGGCGGCGACGGTGCGCACACTTTCAATATCTCGACCGCGTCGATGTTCGTAGCCGCCGCCGCCGGCGCGCGCGTCGCGAAGCACGGCGGGCGCAGCGTGTCGTCGTCGTCCGGCAGCGCGGACGTCATCGAATCGCTGGGCGCGCAGATCGACCTGAAACCCGAGCAGATCGCCCAGTCGATCGCGCAGACCGGCATCGGCTTCATGTTCGCCCCGAACCACCACGCGGCCATGAAGAACGTCGCGGCGGTCCGGCGCGAGATGGGCGTGCGCAGCATCTTCAACATCCTCGGCCCGCTGACGAATCCGGCCGGCGCGCCGAACATCCTGATGGGCGTGTTCCATCCGGACCTCGTCGGCATCCAGGTGCGCGTACTGCAGCGCCTCGGCGCCCAGCACGCGCTCGTCGTCTGGGGCCGCGACAACATGGACGAAGTCTCGCTGGGCGCCGGCACGATGGTGGGTGAACTCGTGAACGGCGAGATCCGCGAATACGAGATCCACCCGGAAGACTTCGGCCTCGCGATGGTCGCCAGCCGCAACCTGAAGGTGGCCGACGCGGCGGAATCCAAGGCGCGCATCATGGAAGCGCTGCGCGGCGAACCGGGTCCGGCGCACGACATCGTCGCGCTGAATGCGGGCACGGCCTTGTACGCGGCCGGCGTGGCGGCGTCCATCGAGGACGGCCTGCAGCGCGCGCGCACCGCCATCGCATCGGGCGCGGCGCTGGCGAAGCTCGACCAGTTCGTGAACGTCACGCGATCGCTGGGCGCGGCGAACTGA